From Priestia aryabhattai, one genomic window encodes:
- a CDS encoding cold-shock protein: MESKTGKVKCYDREKGFGFISPDNGIEELFVHFSSIYNSNSLKVGQEVSYIEYKGHKGPQAEYVMLL; encoded by the coding sequence ATGGAAAGTAAAACAGGAAAAGTGAAATGTTACGACAGGGAAAAAGGTTTTGGGTTCATCTCACCAGATAATGGGATTGAGGAGTTATTTGTTCATTTTAGTTCTATTTATAACTCCAACTCTTTAAAAGTAGGTCAGGAAGTTTCTTATATAGAATATAAAGGTCATAAAGGGCCTCAAGCAGAATATGTCATGCTACTCTAA